One segment of Drosophila mauritiana strain mau12 chromosome 3R, ASM438214v1, whole genome shotgun sequence DNA contains the following:
- the LOC117143015 gene encoding microtubule-associated protein Jupiter isoform X6, translating into MAAYAAFKHVELYNVGKAKKRVLRPPGGGSSDIFGSEMPQTPRNVKNRMASNIFAAEKDNGVKNNVRQGAHRFYFIGDAPRRGQKTVDSHSRLFGEPTRPITPGKNHMKSSIPFGQNTEAVAAQKLLTTNGHYNGKSGSVSSASSSVSSSTENLKMNSGSRSEGNPVTGEGYKANDFTQRQESSNGGTPVINKNRIPPGGFSSGLW; encoded by the exons atggCCGCCTACGCTGCTTTCAAACACGTTGAGCTTTACAATGTTGGCAAAGCAAAGAAGAG gGTGCTGAGGCCCCCGGGCGGCGGATCGAGCGACATCTTTGGATCGGAGATGCCGCAGACCCCCAGGAACGTGAAGAATCGCATGGCGTCCAACATATTCGCTGCCGAGAAAGATAATGGAGTGAAAAACAACG TACGACAAGGAGCTCACAGATTCTATTTCATTG GTGATGCACCACGTCGCGGCCAGAAGACCGTCGACTCCCACTCTCGGCTGTTTGGGGAGCCCACCCGCCCGATCACCCCCGGCAAGAACCACATGAAGAGCAGCATTCCCTTTGGTCAGAACACAGAGGCCGTTGCCGCCCAGAAGCTGCTGACCACCAATGGCCACTACAACGGCAAGAGCGGATCGGTGTCCTCGGCCTCGTCTTCGGTGTCGTCCTCCACCGAGAACCTCAAGATGAACAGTGGCTCGAGATCAG AGGGCAACCCCGTCACAGGGGAGGGCTACAAGGCCAACGACTTTACCCAGCGCCAGGAGTCGTCCAATGGCGGCACTCCGGTGATCAACAAGAACCGCATTCCCCCAGGCGGCTTCTCGTCGGGCCTGTGGTAA
- the LOC117143015 gene encoding microtubule-associated protein Jupiter isoform X8: protein MAAYAAFKHVELYNVGKAKKRVLRPPGGGSSDIFGSEMPQTPRNVKNRMASNIFAAEKDNGVKNNGDAPRRGQKTVDSHSRLFGEPTRPITPGKNHMKSSIPFGQNTEAVAAQKLLTTNGHYNGKSGSVSSASSSVSSSTENLKMNSGSRSEGNPVTGEGYKANDFTQRQESSNGGTPVINKNRIPPGGFSSGLW from the exons atggCCGCCTACGCTGCTTTCAAACACGTTGAGCTTTACAATGTTGGCAAAGCAAAGAAGAG gGTGCTGAGGCCCCCGGGCGGCGGATCGAGCGACATCTTTGGATCGGAGATGCCGCAGACCCCCAGGAACGTGAAGAATCGCATGGCGTCCAACATATTCGCTGCCGAGAAAGATAATGGAGTGAAAAACAACG GTGATGCACCACGTCGCGGCCAGAAGACCGTCGACTCCCACTCTCGGCTGTTTGGGGAGCCCACCCGCCCGATCACCCCCGGCAAGAACCACATGAAGAGCAGCATTCCCTTTGGTCAGAACACAGAGGCCGTTGCCGCCCAGAAGCTGCTGACCACCAATGGCCACTACAACGGCAAGAGCGGATCGGTGTCCTCGGCCTCGTCTTCGGTGTCGTCCTCCACCGAGAACCTCAAGATGAACAGTGGCTCGAGATCAG AGGGCAACCCCGTCACAGGGGAGGGCTACAAGGCCAACGACTTTACCCAGCGCCAGGAGTCGTCCAATGGCGGCACTCCGGTGATCAACAAGAACCGCATTCCCCCAGGCGGCTTCTCGTCGGGCCTGTGGTAA
- the LOC117143015 gene encoding microtubule-associated protein Jupiter isoform X1, whose translation MAAYAAFKHVELYNVGKAKKRVLRPPGGGSSDIFGSEMPQTPRNVKNRMASNIFAAEKDNGVKNNVRQGAHRFYFIGDAPRRGQKTVDSHSRLFGEPTRPITPGKNHMKSSIPFGQNTEAVAAQKLLTTNGHYNGKSGSVSSASSSVSSSTENLKMNSGSRSVFRNMSTAGPDTKEGSPRQSLCPPEPARAETPIPSADDALSIDNSCRDSEVGEVPADNRTVTKSDQVNEGCQTRRDSGNNPEQPYSLNKMAGVSNVKEPLGLCPNEIKEERQACSKLDSRNPITGLGLNGDGVGGLKPKKLRIREGNPVTGEGYKANDFTQRQESSNGGTPVINKNRIPPGGFSSGLW comes from the exons atggCCGCCTACGCTGCTTTCAAACACGTTGAGCTTTACAATGTTGGCAAAGCAAAGAAGAG gGTGCTGAGGCCCCCGGGCGGCGGATCGAGCGACATCTTTGGATCGGAGATGCCGCAGACCCCCAGGAACGTGAAGAATCGCATGGCGTCCAACATATTCGCTGCCGAGAAAGATAATGGAGTGAAAAACAACG TACGACAAGGAGCTCACAGATTCTATTTCATTG GTGATGCACCACGTCGCGGCCAGAAGACCGTCGACTCCCACTCTCGGCTGTTTGGGGAGCCCACCCGCCCGATCACCCCCGGCAAGAACCACATGAAGAGCAGCATTCCCTTTGGTCAGAACACAGAGGCCGTTGCCGCCCAGAAGCTGCTGACCACCAATGGCCACTACAACGGCAAGAGCGGATCGGTGTCCTCGGCCTCGTCTTCGGTGTCGTCCTCCACCGAGAACCTCAAGATGAACAGTGGCTCGAGATCAG TCTTCCGCAATATGAGCA CAGCAGGACCAGACACCAAAGAAGGATCTCCACGCCAATCCTTGTGTCCCCCAGAACCGGCACGAGCCGAAACGCCAATCCCATCGGCTGACGACGCCCTGTCCATTGATAATTCGTGCCGAGATAGCGAAGTTGGAGAAGTACCGGCAGATAACAGGACAGTCACAAAGTCCGATCAGGTGAACGAGGGCTGTCAAACTCGGCGAGACTCTGGAAATAAtcccgaacagccatactcgcTGAACAAAATGGCAGGCGTGAGCAATGTAAAGGAGCCCCTTGGGCTCTGTCCAAACGAGATTAAGGAGGAGCGGCAGGCGTGCTCCAAACTCGACTCACGCAATCCGATCACGGGCCTCGGCCTCAACGGAGATGGTGTTGGCGGACTCAAGCCCAAGAAGCTCAGGATCCGAG AGGGCAACCCCGTCACAGGGGAGGGCTACAAGGCCAACGACTTTACCCAGCGCCAGGAGTCGTCCAATGGCGGCACTCCGGTGATCAACAAGAACCGCATTCCCCCAGGCGGCTTCTCGTCGGGCCTGTGGTAA
- the LOC117143015 gene encoding microtubule-associated protein Jupiter isoform X2, whose protein sequence is MAAYAAFKHVELYNVGKAKKRVLRPPGGGSSDIFGSEMPQTPRNVKNRMASNIFAAEKDNGVKNNVRQGAHRFYFIGDAPRRGQKTVDSHSRLFGEPTRPITPGKNHMKSSIPFGQNTEAVAAQKLLTTNGHYNGKSGSVSSASSSVSSSTENLKMNSGSRSVFRNMSTGPDTKEGSPRQSLCPPEPARAETPIPSADDALSIDNSCRDSEVGEVPADNRTVTKSDQVNEGCQTRRDSGNNPEQPYSLNKMAGVSNVKEPLGLCPNEIKEERQACSKLDSRNPITGLGLNGDGVGGLKPKKLRIREGNPVTGEGYKANDFTQRQESSNGGTPVINKNRIPPGGFSSGLW, encoded by the exons atggCCGCCTACGCTGCTTTCAAACACGTTGAGCTTTACAATGTTGGCAAAGCAAAGAAGAG gGTGCTGAGGCCCCCGGGCGGCGGATCGAGCGACATCTTTGGATCGGAGATGCCGCAGACCCCCAGGAACGTGAAGAATCGCATGGCGTCCAACATATTCGCTGCCGAGAAAGATAATGGAGTGAAAAACAACG TACGACAAGGAGCTCACAGATTCTATTTCATTG GTGATGCACCACGTCGCGGCCAGAAGACCGTCGACTCCCACTCTCGGCTGTTTGGGGAGCCCACCCGCCCGATCACCCCCGGCAAGAACCACATGAAGAGCAGCATTCCCTTTGGTCAGAACACAGAGGCCGTTGCCGCCCAGAAGCTGCTGACCACCAATGGCCACTACAACGGCAAGAGCGGATCGGTGTCCTCGGCCTCGTCTTCGGTGTCGTCCTCCACCGAGAACCTCAAGATGAACAGTGGCTCGAGATCAG TCTTCCGCAATATGAGCA CAGGACCAGACACCAAAGAAGGATCTCCACGCCAATCCTTGTGTCCCCCAGAACCGGCACGAGCCGAAACGCCAATCCCATCGGCTGACGACGCCCTGTCCATTGATAATTCGTGCCGAGATAGCGAAGTTGGAGAAGTACCGGCAGATAACAGGACAGTCACAAAGTCCGATCAGGTGAACGAGGGCTGTCAAACTCGGCGAGACTCTGGAAATAAtcccgaacagccatactcgcTGAACAAAATGGCAGGCGTGAGCAATGTAAAGGAGCCCCTTGGGCTCTGTCCAAACGAGATTAAGGAGGAGCGGCAGGCGTGCTCCAAACTCGACTCACGCAATCCGATCACGGGCCTCGGCCTCAACGGAGATGGTGTTGGCGGACTCAAGCCCAAGAAGCTCAGGATCCGAG AGGGCAACCCCGTCACAGGGGAGGGCTACAAGGCCAACGACTTTACCCAGCGCCAGGAGTCGTCCAATGGCGGCACTCCGGTGATCAACAAGAACCGCATTCCCCCAGGCGGCTTCTCGTCGGGCCTGTGGTAA
- the LOC117143015 gene encoding microtubule-associated protein Jupiter isoform X4 — MAAYAAFKHVELYNVGKAKKRVLRPPGGGSSDIFGSEMPQTPRNVKNRMASNIFAAEKDNGVKNNGDAPRRGQKTVDSHSRLFGEPTRPITPGKNHMKSSIPFGQNTEAVAAQKLLTTNGHYNGKSGSVSSASSSVSSSTENLKMNSGSRSVFRNMSTAGPDTKEGSPRQSLCPPEPARAETPIPSADDALSIDNSCRDSEVGEVPADNRTVTKSDQVNEGCQTRRDSGNNPEQPYSLNKMAGVSNVKEPLGLCPNEIKEERQACSKLDSRNPITGLGLNGDGVGGLKPKKLRIREGNPVTGEGYKANDFTQRQESSNGGTPVINKNRIPPGGFSSGLW; from the exons atggCCGCCTACGCTGCTTTCAAACACGTTGAGCTTTACAATGTTGGCAAAGCAAAGAAGAG gGTGCTGAGGCCCCCGGGCGGCGGATCGAGCGACATCTTTGGATCGGAGATGCCGCAGACCCCCAGGAACGTGAAGAATCGCATGGCGTCCAACATATTCGCTGCCGAGAAAGATAATGGAGTGAAAAACAACG GTGATGCACCACGTCGCGGCCAGAAGACCGTCGACTCCCACTCTCGGCTGTTTGGGGAGCCCACCCGCCCGATCACCCCCGGCAAGAACCACATGAAGAGCAGCATTCCCTTTGGTCAGAACACAGAGGCCGTTGCCGCCCAGAAGCTGCTGACCACCAATGGCCACTACAACGGCAAGAGCGGATCGGTGTCCTCGGCCTCGTCTTCGGTGTCGTCCTCCACCGAGAACCTCAAGATGAACAGTGGCTCGAGATCAG TCTTCCGCAATATGAGCA CAGCAGGACCAGACACCAAAGAAGGATCTCCACGCCAATCCTTGTGTCCCCCAGAACCGGCACGAGCCGAAACGCCAATCCCATCGGCTGACGACGCCCTGTCCATTGATAATTCGTGCCGAGATAGCGAAGTTGGAGAAGTACCGGCAGATAACAGGACAGTCACAAAGTCCGATCAGGTGAACGAGGGCTGTCAAACTCGGCGAGACTCTGGAAATAAtcccgaacagccatactcgcTGAACAAAATGGCAGGCGTGAGCAATGTAAAGGAGCCCCTTGGGCTCTGTCCAAACGAGATTAAGGAGGAGCGGCAGGCGTGCTCCAAACTCGACTCACGCAATCCGATCACGGGCCTCGGCCTCAACGGAGATGGTGTTGGCGGACTCAAGCCCAAGAAGCTCAGGATCCGAG AGGGCAACCCCGTCACAGGGGAGGGCTACAAGGCCAACGACTTTACCCAGCGCCAGGAGTCGTCCAATGGCGGCACTCCGGTGATCAACAAGAACCGCATTCCCCCAGGCGGCTTCTCGTCGGGCCTGTGGTAA
- the LOC117143015 gene encoding microtubule-associated protein Jupiter isoform X5, with translation MAAYAAFKHVELYNVGKAKKRVLRPPGGGSSDIFGSEMPQTPRNVKNRMASNIFAAEKDNGVKNNVRQGAHRFYFIGDAPRRGQKTVDSHSRLFGEPTRPITPGKNHMKSSIPFGQNTEAVAAQKLLTTNGHYNGKSGSVSSASSSVSSSTENLKMNSGSRSVFRNMSKGNPVTGEGYKANDFTQRQESSNGGTPVINKNRIPPGGFSSGLW, from the exons atggCCGCCTACGCTGCTTTCAAACACGTTGAGCTTTACAATGTTGGCAAAGCAAAGAAGAG gGTGCTGAGGCCCCCGGGCGGCGGATCGAGCGACATCTTTGGATCGGAGATGCCGCAGACCCCCAGGAACGTGAAGAATCGCATGGCGTCCAACATATTCGCTGCCGAGAAAGATAATGGAGTGAAAAACAACG TACGACAAGGAGCTCACAGATTCTATTTCATTG GTGATGCACCACGTCGCGGCCAGAAGACCGTCGACTCCCACTCTCGGCTGTTTGGGGAGCCCACCCGCCCGATCACCCCCGGCAAGAACCACATGAAGAGCAGCATTCCCTTTGGTCAGAACACAGAGGCCGTTGCCGCCCAGAAGCTGCTGACCACCAATGGCCACTACAACGGCAAGAGCGGATCGGTGTCCTCGGCCTCGTCTTCGGTGTCGTCCTCCACCGAGAACCTCAAGATGAACAGTGGCTCGAGATCAG TCTTCCGCAATATGAGCA AGGGCAACCCCGTCACAGGGGAGGGCTACAAGGCCAACGACTTTACCCAGCGCCAGGAGTCGTCCAATGGCGGCACTCCGGTGATCAACAAGAACCGCATTCCCCCAGGCGGCTTCTCGTCGGGCCTGTGGTAA
- the LOC117143015 gene encoding microtubule-associated protein Jupiter isoform X7: MISNFDCTDNQASSKVLRPPGGGSSDIFGSEMPQTPRNVKNRMASNIFAAEKDNGVKNNVRQGAHRFYFIGDAPRRGQKTVDSHSRLFGEPTRPITPGKNHMKSSIPFGQNTEAVAAQKLLTTNGHYNGKSGSVSSASSSVSSSTENLKMNSGSRSEGNPVTGEGYKANDFTQRQESSNGGTPVINKNRIPPGGFSSGLW, encoded by the exons gGTGCTGAGGCCCCCGGGCGGCGGATCGAGCGACATCTTTGGATCGGAGATGCCGCAGACCCCCAGGAACGTGAAGAATCGCATGGCGTCCAACATATTCGCTGCCGAGAAAGATAATGGAGTGAAAAACAACG TACGACAAGGAGCTCACAGATTCTATTTCATTG GTGATGCACCACGTCGCGGCCAGAAGACCGTCGACTCCCACTCTCGGCTGTTTGGGGAGCCCACCCGCCCGATCACCCCCGGCAAGAACCACATGAAGAGCAGCATTCCCTTTGGTCAGAACACAGAGGCCGTTGCCGCCCAGAAGCTGCTGACCACCAATGGCCACTACAACGGCAAGAGCGGATCGGTGTCCTCGGCCTCGTCTTCGGTGTCGTCCTCCACCGAGAACCTCAAGATGAACAGTGGCTCGAGATCAG AGGGCAACCCCGTCACAGGGGAGGGCTACAAGGCCAACGACTTTACCCAGCGCCAGGAGTCGTCCAATGGCGGCACTCCGGTGATCAACAAGAACCGCATTCCCCCAGGCGGCTTCTCGTCGGGCCTGTGGTAA
- the LOC117143015 gene encoding microtubule-associated protein Jupiter isoform X9 yields MISNFDCTDNQASSKVLRPPGGGSSDIFGSEMPQTPRNVKNRMASNIFAAEKDNGVKNNGDAPRRGQKTVDSHSRLFGEPTRPITPGKNHMKSSIPFGQNTEAVAAQKLLTTNGHYNGKSGSVSSASSSVSSSTENLKMNSGSRSVFRNMSKGNPVTGEGYKANDFTQRQESSNGGTPVINKNRIPPGGFSSGLW; encoded by the exons gGTGCTGAGGCCCCCGGGCGGCGGATCGAGCGACATCTTTGGATCGGAGATGCCGCAGACCCCCAGGAACGTGAAGAATCGCATGGCGTCCAACATATTCGCTGCCGAGAAAGATAATGGAGTGAAAAACAACG GTGATGCACCACGTCGCGGCCAGAAGACCGTCGACTCCCACTCTCGGCTGTTTGGGGAGCCCACCCGCCCGATCACCCCCGGCAAGAACCACATGAAGAGCAGCATTCCCTTTGGTCAGAACACAGAGGCCGTTGCCGCCCAGAAGCTGCTGACCACCAATGGCCACTACAACGGCAAGAGCGGATCGGTGTCCTCGGCCTCGTCTTCGGTGTCGTCCTCCACCGAGAACCTCAAGATGAACAGTGGCTCGAGATCAG TCTTCCGCAATATGAGCA AGGGCAACCCCGTCACAGGGGAGGGCTACAAGGCCAACGACTTTACCCAGCGCCAGGAGTCGTCCAATGGCGGCACTCCGGTGATCAACAAGAACCGCATTCCCCCAGGCGGCTTCTCGTCGGGCCTGTGGTAA
- the LOC117143015 gene encoding microtubule-associated protein Jupiter isoform X3: MISNFDCTDNQASSKVLRPPGGGSSDIFGSEMPQTPRNVKNRMASNIFAAEKDNGVKNNVRQGAHRFYFIGDAPRRGQKTVDSHSRLFGEPTRPITPGKNHMKSSIPFGQNTEAVAAQKLLTTNGHYNGKSGSVSSASSSVSSSTENLKMNSGSRSVFRNMSTAGPDTKEGSPRQSLCPPEPARAETPIPSADDALSIDNSCRDSEVGEVPADNRTVTKSDQVNEGCQTRRDSGNNPEQPYSLNKMAGVSNVKEPLGLCPNEIKEERQACSKLDSRNPITGLGLNGDGVGGLKPKKLRIREGNPVTGEGYKANDFTQRQESSNGGTPVINKNRIPPGGFSSGLW; this comes from the exons gGTGCTGAGGCCCCCGGGCGGCGGATCGAGCGACATCTTTGGATCGGAGATGCCGCAGACCCCCAGGAACGTGAAGAATCGCATGGCGTCCAACATATTCGCTGCCGAGAAAGATAATGGAGTGAAAAACAACG TACGACAAGGAGCTCACAGATTCTATTTCATTG GTGATGCACCACGTCGCGGCCAGAAGACCGTCGACTCCCACTCTCGGCTGTTTGGGGAGCCCACCCGCCCGATCACCCCCGGCAAGAACCACATGAAGAGCAGCATTCCCTTTGGTCAGAACACAGAGGCCGTTGCCGCCCAGAAGCTGCTGACCACCAATGGCCACTACAACGGCAAGAGCGGATCGGTGTCCTCGGCCTCGTCTTCGGTGTCGTCCTCCACCGAGAACCTCAAGATGAACAGTGGCTCGAGATCAG TCTTCCGCAATATGAGCA CAGCAGGACCAGACACCAAAGAAGGATCTCCACGCCAATCCTTGTGTCCCCCAGAACCGGCACGAGCCGAAACGCCAATCCCATCGGCTGACGACGCCCTGTCCATTGATAATTCGTGCCGAGATAGCGAAGTTGGAGAAGTACCGGCAGATAACAGGACAGTCACAAAGTCCGATCAGGTGAACGAGGGCTGTCAAACTCGGCGAGACTCTGGAAATAAtcccgaacagccatactcgcTGAACAAAATGGCAGGCGTGAGCAATGTAAAGGAGCCCCTTGGGCTCTGTCCAAACGAGATTAAGGAGGAGCGGCAGGCGTGCTCCAAACTCGACTCACGCAATCCGATCACGGGCCTCGGCCTCAACGGAGATGGTGTTGGCGGACTCAAGCCCAAGAAGCTCAGGATCCGAG AGGGCAACCCCGTCACAGGGGAGGGCTACAAGGCCAACGACTTTACCCAGCGCCAGGAGTCGTCCAATGGCGGCACTCCGGTGATCAACAAGAACCGCATTCCCCCAGGCGGCTTCTCGTCGGGCCTGTGGTAA
- the LOC117143015 gene encoding microtubule-associated protein Jupiter isoform X10 produces the protein MISNFDCTDNQASSKVLRPPGGGSSDIFGSEMPQTPRNVKNRMASNIFAAEKDNGVKNNGDAPRRGQKTVDSHSRLFGEPTRPITPGKNHMKSSIPFGQNTEAVAAQKLLTTNGHYNGKSGSVSSASSSVSSSTENLKMNSGSRSEGNPVTGEGYKANDFTQRQESSNGGTPVINKNRIPPGGFSSGLW, from the exons gGTGCTGAGGCCCCCGGGCGGCGGATCGAGCGACATCTTTGGATCGGAGATGCCGCAGACCCCCAGGAACGTGAAGAATCGCATGGCGTCCAACATATTCGCTGCCGAGAAAGATAATGGAGTGAAAAACAACG GTGATGCACCACGTCGCGGCCAGAAGACCGTCGACTCCCACTCTCGGCTGTTTGGGGAGCCCACCCGCCCGATCACCCCCGGCAAGAACCACATGAAGAGCAGCATTCCCTTTGGTCAGAACACAGAGGCCGTTGCCGCCCAGAAGCTGCTGACCACCAATGGCCACTACAACGGCAAGAGCGGATCGGTGTCCTCGGCCTCGTCTTCGGTGTCGTCCTCCACCGAGAACCTCAAGATGAACAGTGGCTCGAGATCAG AGGGCAACCCCGTCACAGGGGAGGGCTACAAGGCCAACGACTTTACCCAGCGCCAGGAGTCGTCCAATGGCGGCACTCCGGTGATCAACAAGAACCGCATTCCCCCAGGCGGCTTCTCGTCGGGCCTGTGGTAA